A genomic region of Catalinimonas niigatensis contains the following coding sequences:
- a CDS encoding DNA repair ATPase — MQNPSVTPADISIENGAYEVLQNRLNQSKSHLREKLGQLNEARKQVFGSLETTLLTTERIHTANNCVPHDMVAFGDCFMFGYNVHLGLKTNVELSDVFSIYTYHNHSFQEQDYALINHPGFVDDFQKLYKYYKDTIFIRFVQSGPYLYMVFRISKGLDDIKAFKWQIQGKSLVYLDNRSELEIQQPEQHDFRWQRVSRDAHRKGKFPHISIEDKVFVETLQGDLTIKVEDNTDSGQGIYQEPVDDADQTLDDVEIFYALLENLVLLRIRPYQEKQFRYFVFNTKLQEVRRIDALEDACLLLPDGQGILFPNGYYLQTGTFKTFGNDLSDLRFEKKIQSPNGEDFLYVFYNRVQGIYQLLFYNLITQQTGTPIICHGYTIFDNGELCYFNGDPEPKRHHAIRIWQTPFVAPDFTITQKNDSYLYKVGNKDIVRLMAESQLLINLIDKGESYEDLYVDLKKQASTLLEAYYWLDKPDSFHVSEPISQIRDTAAAAIEEYEKVISIRKQTNEQLTKTTQATDQLLKKVRHARYEHIHDFVTYLTELRKVRGEIVSLSDLRYVDQPQVKEYENRLQETTERLAHDCIRFLSKENALQPYRQKMEAINQSIDKLQKVVDADKIEQEIQQSSADLEMLVEIVSNLKIEDVTLTTQIIDRISVLFSEFNKIKAYQKRKRKELLSVEGKAEFEAQKKLISQAMLNYLDVADTPARCDEYLNKLMVQLEELEGKFAEFDEFITQINDLREELYNAFEARKIQLTEARHKRANTLAQSAERILKAISNRVQNITSISELNGYFASDLMVDKVNSVIEELKALEDTTKAEDILSKLKSLKEDTIRQIRDRSEIYAEGGNTIRFGNHTFLVTTSSLALTTVTKEDKMYYHLTGTNFYEAVSDERMLAYRQYWEQSLLSENEQVYRAEYLAYLVFKAAQERNLAPIHELAALTEDALQARIQQFMMSRYEEGYIKGIHDHDATLILKSLLNIHQQAGLLRYASPARTCAALCWNHYLKPEQKTFINHQLKGAGAILKVFPQSSAFAELITLLRDEIRQFIQESRLFDISLAWEAAHYLFEELAGDDDFVFAQEAVAQKEAFLKQLERSKGKEAFHQSIESLKAHPFTQYELIRKWLLSWQQEAQQPEVYTEEAAYLLFAGEEQAYQTKTASLNAEIPSLQGSHSLIEQGVYPLHYIRFMQKLESFASEDVPAFTHFQALKKSITHQFEESLKLETFKPKVMSSFVRNRLIDKVYFPLIGANLAKQIGAAGDNKRTDRMGMLLLISPPGYGKTTLMEYIANRLGIIFMKINGPAIGHAVTSVDPETAPNAAAREELHKLNLAFEMGDNVMIYLDDIQHCHPEFLQKFISLCDAQRKIEGVYKGKSKTYDFRGKKICVVMAGNPYTESGDKFQIPDMLSNRADIYNLGDIIGDTAEDFKLSYIENCLTANPALHKLSGKSQKDVYALVKIAETGSREGISFEASHAAEEVNEYVAVLKKLLLIRDTVLRVNTEYIHSAAQAEAYRTEPSFKLQGSYRDMNKMAEKVQPVMNEAELQSLIMSHYESEAQTLTTGAEANLLKFKEMTKRISGAETQRWQEIKTIFLKNQQTLGYGSNGVGHAVAKMEDISQSLKAIAEYLNKNSEH, encoded by the coding sequence ATGCAAAACCCTAGCGTAACTCCGGCAGACATCTCCATAGAAAACGGCGCTTATGAAGTGTTGCAAAATCGCCTTAACCAAAGCAAAAGCCATCTCAGGGAAAAACTGGGCCAACTTAATGAAGCGCGCAAACAAGTCTTTGGCTCTCTGGAAACTACCCTGCTAACTACTGAGCGTATCCATACTGCCAATAATTGTGTACCGCATGACATGGTAGCTTTTGGTGATTGCTTCATGTTTGGGTATAATGTCCATTTAGGATTAAAAACCAATGTGGAGCTTTCCGATGTGTTCAGCATCTATACCTATCATAACCACAGTTTTCAGGAGCAGGACTATGCGTTGATCAACCATCCGGGTTTTGTGGATGATTTTCAAAAACTGTACAAGTATTATAAAGATACCATCTTCATCCGCTTTGTACAATCTGGTCCTTATCTCTATATGGTATTCCGTATCAGCAAGGGACTGGACGACATCAAAGCCTTCAAATGGCAGATACAAGGTAAAAGTCTGGTGTATCTGGATAATCGTAGCGAACTGGAAATCCAGCAGCCGGAACAGCATGATTTTCGCTGGCAGCGGGTGTCACGCGATGCCCACCGCAAGGGTAAATTTCCGCACATTTCCATTGAAGATAAAGTTTTTGTGGAAACCCTTCAGGGCGACTTGACCATCAAAGTGGAAGACAATACCGACAGCGGGCAGGGCATTTACCAGGAACCGGTAGATGATGCGGATCAGACGCTGGACGATGTGGAAATCTTTTATGCCCTGCTAGAAAACCTGGTGTTGCTCAGGATACGACCCTACCAGGAAAAACAGTTCCGATACTTCGTTTTCAACACCAAGTTACAGGAAGTCAGGAGGATAGATGCCTTGGAAGATGCCTGTCTGCTGCTACCGGATGGACAGGGCATTCTCTTCCCCAATGGGTATTACCTGCAAACCGGTACTTTCAAAACTTTCGGAAATGATCTGAGCGACCTGCGTTTTGAAAAGAAAATCCAGTCTCCCAATGGGGAAGATTTCCTGTACGTCTTCTACAACCGTGTGCAGGGAATTTACCAACTCTTGTTTTACAACCTGATTACGCAACAAACCGGTACTCCTATCATCTGTCATGGCTATACGATTTTTGACAATGGTGAACTTTGTTATTTCAACGGCGATCCAGAGCCTAAAAGGCATCATGCCATCCGTATCTGGCAAACGCCCTTTGTGGCACCAGACTTTACTATCACCCAAAAGAACGATTCATATCTCTACAAAGTAGGCAACAAAGACATCGTCCGGCTGATGGCGGAAAGCCAGTTGCTCATCAACCTGATTGACAAGGGAGAAAGTTATGAAGACCTCTACGTTGATCTGAAAAAACAGGCTTCTACCCTGCTGGAAGCCTATTACTGGCTGGATAAGCCCGATTCATTCCATGTCAGTGAGCCTATTAGTCAGATCAGGGATACTGCTGCGGCGGCCATTGAAGAGTACGAAAAAGTCATCAGCATCCGCAAGCAGACGAATGAGCAGCTTACTAAAACCACACAGGCTACCGATCAGTTGCTCAAAAAAGTGCGTCATGCCCGTTATGAGCATATTCATGACTTCGTCACATACCTTACAGAGCTGAGAAAAGTGCGGGGCGAAATAGTGTCCCTGTCTGATTTACGCTATGTAGATCAACCGCAGGTGAAGGAATACGAAAACAGACTGCAGGAAACAACAGAACGGCTGGCTCATGATTGTATCCGTTTTCTGTCCAAAGAAAATGCTTTGCAACCCTATCGGCAGAAGATGGAGGCAATCAATCAGTCCATTGACAAGCTCCAAAAAGTAGTAGATGCCGATAAAATTGAGCAGGAAATTCAGCAAAGTTCTGCCGACCTGGAAATGCTGGTAGAGATCGTCAGCAACCTAAAAATTGAAGATGTTACCCTCACTACCCAGATCATTGACCGCATATCGGTACTTTTTTCAGAGTTCAACAAAATCAAAGCCTATCAGAAGCGGAAGAGAAAAGAACTGCTGAGCGTAGAGGGCAAGGCAGAGTTTGAAGCACAGAAAAAGCTGATCAGCCAGGCCATGCTCAACTACCTTGACGTAGCCGACACTCCTGCCCGCTGTGATGAGTACCTGAACAAACTGATGGTGCAACTGGAAGAACTGGAGGGAAAATTTGCCGAGTTTGACGAATTCATCACCCAGATCAATGACCTGCGGGAAGAGCTTTACAATGCTTTTGAAGCCCGCAAGATACAGCTCACCGAAGCCCGGCATAAGCGGGCCAACACCCTGGCCCAGTCCGCAGAACGTATCCTGAAAGCCATCAGCAACCGGGTGCAGAACATCACTTCTATCAGTGAGTTGAACGGCTACTTTGCCTCCGACCTGATGGTGGATAAGGTAAACAGTGTGATTGAAGAACTCAAGGCGCTAGAAGATACCACCAAGGCCGAAGACATCCTGAGCAAGCTCAAAAGCCTGAAGGAAGATACCATCCGGCAGATCCGCGACCGCTCGGAGATTTATGCCGAGGGCGGCAATACCATTCGCTTTGGCAACCATACCTTTCTGGTGACCACTTCCAGCCTGGCACTCACTACCGTGACCAAGGAGGATAAAATGTATTACCACCTCACCGGCACCAATTTCTACGAGGCCGTCAGCGATGAACGCATGCTGGCTTACCGGCAGTACTGGGAGCAGTCGCTGCTTTCTGAGAATGAGCAGGTGTACCGGGCGGAGTATTTGGCGTATCTTGTTTTCAAAGCGGCTCAGGAAAGAAACTTAGCTCCTATCCATGAGTTGGCGGCACTCACTGAAGATGCTTTGCAAGCCCGTATACAGCAATTCATGATGTCGCGCTATGAGGAAGGTTATATCAAAGGCATACATGATCATGATGCTACCCTGATCCTGAAAAGTCTGCTCAACATCCATCAGCAGGCAGGCTTACTGCGCTACGCCTCTCCTGCCCGAACCTGTGCGGCTTTATGTTGGAACCACTACCTGAAACCTGAGCAGAAAACGTTCATCAACCATCAATTAAAAGGTGCCGGAGCCATACTGAAGGTGTTTCCCCAAAGCTCCGCTTTTGCAGAGCTGATCACTTTGCTCAGGGATGAAATCAGGCAGTTTATCCAGGAAAGTCGTTTGTTTGATATTTCCTTAGCCTGGGAAGCGGCTCATTACTTGTTTGAAGAACTGGCCGGTGACGATGATTTTGTTTTCGCACAGGAAGCTGTTGCACAAAAAGAAGCTTTCCTCAAACAGCTGGAACGTAGCAAAGGCAAAGAAGCTTTTCATCAATCCATAGAAAGCCTGAAGGCGCATCCCTTCACGCAATATGAGCTGATCAGAAAGTGGTTGCTGTCGTGGCAGCAGGAGGCTCAGCAGCCTGAAGTCTATACGGAAGAAGCCGCTTACCTTTTGTTTGCCGGAGAAGAACAGGCGTACCAAACCAAAACGGCTAGCTTGAACGCAGAAATTCCTAGCCTGCAGGGCAGTCACTCGCTGATTGAGCAGGGAGTTTACCCACTGCACTACATCCGGTTTATGCAAAAATTGGAAAGCTTTGCCTCCGAAGACGTTCCGGCATTTACCCATTTTCAGGCCCTCAAAAAATCAATCACGCATCAATTTGAAGAAAGCCTGAAACTGGAAACATTCAAACCCAAAGTGATGAGTTCATTTGTGCGCAACCGGCTCATTGACAAAGTATACTTTCCGTTGATCGGTGCCAACCTGGCCAAGCAGATTGGCGCTGCCGGAGACAATAAACGCACCGATCGCATGGGCATGCTGCTGCTGATCTCTCCTCCCGGCTACGGCAAAACCACCCTGATGGAATATATTGCCAACCGTCTGGGCATCATTTTCATGAAAATCAACGGCCCGGCCATCGGACATGCCGTCACCTCAGTTGATCCTGAAACAGCTCCTAATGCGGCAGCGCGGGAAGAGTTGCACAAGCTCAACCTGGCTTTTGAAATGGGCGACAATGTAATGATTTACCTGGATGACATACAGCACTGTCACCCTGAGTTTTTGCAGAAGTTTATCTCTTTGTGCGATGCCCAGCGAAAAATAGAAGGGGTATACAAAGGCAAAAGCAAAACTTACGATTTCCGCGGTAAGAAAATCTGTGTGGTGATGGCCGGAAACCCCTACACCGAAAGTGGCGATAAATTCCAGATTCCGGACATGCTTTCCAATCGGGCCGATATTTACAATTTGGGCGATATTATTGGTGATACTGCCGAAGACTTCAAGCTCAGTTACATAGAAAACTGCCTTACTGCCAATCCGGCACTCCATAAGCTGTCTGGCAAAAGTCAGAAAGATGTGTATGCTTTGGTAAAAATTGCTGAAACCGGCAGCCGGGAAGGGATTAGCTTTGAAGCTAGTCATGCCGCAGAAGAAGTGAATGAATACGTGGCGGTGCTCAAAAAACTACTCCTGATAAGAGATACGGTGCTGAGGGTCAATACAGAATACATCCATTCTGCTGCCCAGGCAGAAGCTTACCGCACCGAGCCGTCCTTCAAACTACAGGGTTCTTACCGCGATATGAATAAAATGGCTGAGAAGGTGCAACCGGTGATGAATGAAGCCGAATTGCAAAGCCTGATCATGTCACATTACGAAAGTGAGGCGCAAACACTCACTACCGGAGCCGAAGCCAACCTGCTCAAATTCAAGGAAATGACCAAGCGCATATCAGGAGCAGAAACGCAGCGCTGGCAGGAGATCAAAACGATCTTTCTGAAAAATCAGCAGACCCTGGGTTATGGAAGCAATGGTGTAGGTCATGCCGTAGCCAAAATGGAAGACATCTCCCAAAGCCTGAAGGCCATCGCCGAGTATTTGAATAAGAATAGTGAACATTAA